In the Streptomyces spororaveus genome, GGAGACCTCCCTGTGCGGGGTGGACCGGGACCGCACCACGGCCGAGGTGGAGGAGGCGCTGCGGATCATCGGCAGGGCCTGGCGGGAGGAGGAGCTGGAGTATCACGGCGAGCTGATCGACATCGACCCGCACCCGATCCTGCCGAGGCCGCGGCAGACCCCCCATCCGCCGCTGTTCCTGGCGTGCAGCCGGGGCGAGACCCTGGTGCGGGCGGCCGAGCTGGGGATCGGGGCGCTGGTGATGGGCTTCGCGGGCCCCGAGTCCATCGCCGGGATGCGCTCCGTCTACGACGCCGCGATCGCCGGCCGGGACGGCAGCGGGTTCGTGTCCACGGTGGTCAACGACCACTTCTCCGTGCTGTGCCCGACCATCGTGCTCGACGACCGCGAGGAGGCGCGCCGGATCGGCACCCGGGGGCAGCGCTTCTTCGCCCAGTCCATCGGCCACTGGTACGGCGGGGCCGGCATCCCGGACGAGGCCGTGGTGGCGGGCGCCGACGAGCCCGCCGAGATGCGCAGGGCCGCCGAGCAGGCGGTCGCCCGGCTGCACGAGCTGGACATCCCGGTCCGGCCGACCTCGACGGCCACCTTCAACGCCGACCACGCCTACGGGAGCGCCGACGACGCCATCGCGTACGTGGAACGGCTGCGGCGGGCGGGTGCCGACGAGGTCATGTGCCTGATCCAGATGGGCACGGTCGAGCAGGAGGCCTGCCTGGAGACCTTGCGGCAGTGGGGCGAAAAGGTCATTCCGCACTTCCGGGAGGTGTGATGTGCGCCTCTGCCGCCCGTCGGGCCCCACCGGCCCCTCCCCGGCCGACAGGGGGGCCGCCGGCCGGGGAGGCCTTGGCGCAATTGGGCGGAGTGCTCAATTCCGCAGTGATGGACGGGAAGACTTCCGGTGAAGTGGGGGGTGACGCAGGATAATTTCCCGAGTTCCCTCTTGAGGGGAAGAGCCTCGCACGCATACTCTGCCCATACGTGAGGTTCTCCTGTGGAGGAAGTGACATGACGGAAACTCTTGTGCCCGGTACCGGCGGCGCCGTGATAACCGCCGAAGCGCGGGTGGTCGACCACCCCGCGTGGCCCGAGCTCAAGGCCGCCGTGGAGGAGATCCGGCCCTGGCAGGCCAAGGACGGCTCCATCGACTTCGAGGTCGAGGGCGCGCACGGCCGTGCCACCGTCCTGGCCGCGGTGGACCGCGTGATCGCCGCCGTCGAGACGCTTTCGCCGCTGCTCCCGCACGGAGCCGCGTACCACCGGGCGCTCGTCGCCGACCTGCGCAAGTGGGCCGCCGACGACTTCAAGGTGCCGGACTTCCTCGACTCCCTGCTGGCCTTCCACCCGGCCGCCGAGCGCGCCGACGGGCTCCAGCACCTCGTCGTCTTCCCGATGTACACCCAGAACGGCAACCTGGACCGCAACCTGGAAGCCGTCGTGCTCAAGATGGTGTGGCCCGAGTGGCTCGCCGAGCTGGAGCGCACCCGGTACGACAACCCGCTCTTCCTCGGCATCACCTTCGAGGACTTCACGCCGGGCTACGACACCCACTCGGCCGTGCTCTTCCCGGAGACCATCGCCGTGCGCGAGGCCCCCGAGCGCTTCACGTGGGGCGGCATCTTCTGCGACCGTGAGGCCGCCCGCTACCGCAAGGTGACCGAGGCCGCCGTCGACATCCTGGGCATCGACCTGCCCGAGGACATCGCCCGCATGGTCGAGGACCAGGAGCGCTGCGAGAAGGCCTTCGTCCTGTGGGACATGGTGCACGACCGCACGCACAGCCACGGCGACCTGCCGTTCGACCCCTTCATGATCAAGCAGCGCCAGCCGTTCTGGATGTACGGCCTGGAGGAGCTGCGCTGCGACCTCACCGCCTTCAAGGAGGCCGTGAAGCTGGAGTCCGAGGGCAACGAGCACGGCCGCGACGTGCAGTACGCCGTACTCTTCGACCGGATGTTCCGCTTCCCGGTCTCCGGCGACCGCAACCGCAACTACGACGGCCTCGGTGGCCAGCTGCTCTTCGCCTACCTCCACAAGCACGACGTCGTGCGCTGGACGGACAACAAGCTGAAGATCGACTGGATGCGCGCCCCGCAGGTCACCAACCAGCTGTGCGCCGAGATCGAGGACCTGTACCGGGCCGGCATCGACCGCCCGAAGCTCGTGCACTGGTTCAAGGCGTACGAGCTGGTCTCGACCTACCTCGCCCCGCACCCGGGTTCCAAGTGGGCCAAGGGCCCCGACGCCCTGGACATGACGCAGCCGCCGCGCAAGCTCGTGGACGACGTGCTTCCGGACGAGTTTCCGCTCAGCATGTTCTTTGAGGCGCTCGCCAAGAAGCTCAAGGGCACGATCGCCGCGACCAAGGGCATCACGGCTCTGAACGCGGATCAGCCCGAGCGGGTCGCCGCGTGAGCTCTCGCCCACAGGAGGCTGCACAGATGAACGGCTCCGGGAACGGCAACGGAAAGCTGCACGGAGCGGTGGTGGCGGTGGCCGGGGCCGGCGGGCCCGCCGGCCGGGCCACCCTGCTCCGCCTCGCCGAGGCGGGTGCGGTGGTGATCGCGTCCGACGCCGATGCGGCGCGCCTCGCGGAGGCCGTGGACGCGGCACGCTACGCCCACGGTGGCGCCACCATCACCGGTGACACCGTGGACCTGCTCGACCTGGACGCCACCAAGGCCTGGGCCGAGCAGACCGAGAAGGAGTTCGGCCGGATCGACGGCCTGGTCCACCTCGTCGGCGGCTGGCGCGGCAGCAAGACCTTCACCGACGCGGACCTCGCGGACTGGACCTTCCTGGAGAAGCTCCTCATCCGCACGGTCCAGCACACCTCGCTGGCCTTCCACGACGGGCTGCTGCGCAGTGACCGCGGCCGCTACGTGCTGATCAGCCAGTCCGGGGCGCACAAGCCGGTCGCCAACAACGCCGCGTACAACGCGGGCAAGGCGGCGGCCGAGGCCTGGACCCTGGCCATGGCGGACTCCTTCCGCAAGGCGGGGGGTGACGAGGGCCCCGGCGCGGCAGCTGCGATCCTGGTCATCAAGGCACTGGTGCACGAGGCGATGCGCGCCGAGCGTCCCAATGCAAAGTTCGCGGGCTTCACCGACGTGACGGAGCTGGCCGAGGCCATCGCCGGCGTCTGGGAGCGGTCCGCCACCGAAGTGAACGGACAGCGTCTGTGGCTCACTCCGCAACCGTGAGAACCGAGGCAGGGAAGACCGACGCCCGGCGCCACCACGACCCGGCGGTGCGAGGTTTCGCGAGCGACAACTATGCGGGAGTGCATCCGGAGGTGCTGGCCGCCGTCGCGCTCGCCAACGGCGGCCACCAGGTCGCCTACGGCGAGGACGACTACACCGAACACCTGCAGAAGGTCATCCGCAGCCACTTCGGGCCGTACGCGGAAGCCTTCCCGGTCTTCAACGGCACCGGCGCGAACGTCACCGCCCTCCAGGCGATGACGGACCGCTGGGGCGCCGTGATCTGCGCCAAGAGCGCCCACATCAACGTGGACGAGGGCGGCGCGCCGGAGCGGATGGCCGGCCTCAAGCTGCTCGCCGTACCGACCCCGGACGGCAAGCTCACCCCCGAGCTGATCGACCAGGAGGCCTGGGGCTTCGAGGACGAGCACCGGGCGATGCCGCAGGTCGTGTCGATCACCCAGAACACCGAGCTGGGCACGGTCTACACCCCGGACGAGATCCGGGCGATCTGCGAGCACGCCCACGCGCTCGGCATGAAGGTCCACCTCGACGGTGCCCGGATAGCCAACGCCGCGGCCTCCCTCGACGTGCCGATGCGCGCCTTCACGAACGCGGTCGGCGTGGACGTGCTGTCGTACGGCGGCACCAAGAACGGCATGATGTTCGGCGAGGCCGTGGTGGTGCTCAACCCGGACGCGGTCCGGCAGATGAAGCACATCCGCAAGATGTCGATGCAGCTCGCGTCCAAGATGCGCTTCGTGTCGGTGCAGTTGGAGGCCCTGCTGGCCAAGGACCTGTGGCTGCGCAACGCCCGGCACGCCAACGCGATGGCGCAGCGGCTGGCCGCCGGTGTGCGTGAGACGGACGGCGTGGAGATCCTCTACCCGGTGCAGGCGAACGCGGTGTTCGCGCGGCTGCCGCACGAGGTCTCGCGGCGACTGCAGAAGCGTTACCGCTTCTACTTCTGGGACGAGGCCGCGGGCGACGTCCGCTGGATGTGCGGCTTCGACACCCAGGAAGAGGACGTGGACGGCTTCCTCCAGGCACTGAAGGAAGAGCTGGCGCGATAGCCCGGCCCGCACACCTCTAAATCTGCATAGCTATACCCTCGGCCGTAAATCTATTGATTCGCGGCCGGGGGTATACCTATGCTCCGGCCATGCAGCTCATTCAGCAGAGCCCCGACATTCACGCCTACTTGGCGTCCAGTGAGGCGATCGACCACTGGCATCCGGTGGTCCAGGCAACCGCCGACACCCTCTGGTCCGCCACCGGCACCGCATATTCATACGCCGAAGCCGCCTTCGAGTTCGTCCGCGACACCATCCCGCACTCGGGCGATTCCGGAGACCCGCGCGTCACCTGGCGCGCGTCCGACGTCCTCACCACGCGCAACGGCATCTGCTACGCCAAGTCCCACGCCCTGGTCGCCCTCCTGCGCGCCCAGGGCATCCCGGGGGCCCTGTGCTACCAGCGCCTGGCCGACGACGACGGCACGAACCCCGTCGTGCACGGCCTGATCGCCCTGCGGCTGCCCGGCAGCACGCGCTGGTCCCGCCTCGACCCGCGCGGAAACAAGCCCGGCGTGGACGCCCGGTTCGACCTCGACCGGGAACGGCTGGCCTTCCCGGTACGCCCGGAACTCGGAGAGATCGACTACCCCGAGCTCCACACCGCCCCGCACCCGGCCGCGCTCAAGGCCC is a window encoding:
- a CDS encoding LLM class flavin-dependent oxidoreductase, which encodes MKFSVIFEAQLADPTVEREHQVIRDCVEQAVLAERMGFDRIWAVEHHSLKWYAHMSAPEVFLTWVAAKTSTIRIGHGVVCMPFNFNHPVRVAERAAMLDLLSGGRLDLGAGRGGTAQETSLCGVDRDRTTAEVEEALRIIGRAWREEELEYHGELIDIDPHPILPRPRQTPHPPLFLACSRGETLVRAAELGIGALVMGFAGPESIAGMRSVYDAAIAGRDGSGFVSTVVNDHFSVLCPTIVLDDREEARRIGTRGQRFFAQSIGHWYGGAGIPDEAVVAGADEPAEMRRAAEQAVARLHELDIPVRPTSTATFNADHAYGSADDAIAYVERLRRAGADEVMCLIQMGTVEQEACLETLRQWGEKVIPHFREV
- a CDS encoding DUF6421 family protein; amino-acid sequence: MTETLVPGTGGAVITAEARVVDHPAWPELKAAVEEIRPWQAKDGSIDFEVEGAHGRATVLAAVDRVIAAVETLSPLLPHGAAYHRALVADLRKWAADDFKVPDFLDSLLAFHPAAERADGLQHLVVFPMYTQNGNLDRNLEAVVLKMVWPEWLAELERTRYDNPLFLGITFEDFTPGYDTHSAVLFPETIAVREAPERFTWGGIFCDREAARYRKVTEAAVDILGIDLPEDIARMVEDQERCEKAFVLWDMVHDRTHSHGDLPFDPFMIKQRQPFWMYGLEELRCDLTAFKEAVKLESEGNEHGRDVQYAVLFDRMFRFPVSGDRNRNYDGLGGQLLFAYLHKHDVVRWTDNKLKIDWMRAPQVTNQLCAEIEDLYRAGIDRPKLVHWFKAYELVSTYLAPHPGSKWAKGPDALDMTQPPRKLVDDVLPDEFPLSMFFEALAKKLKGTIAATKGITALNADQPERVAA
- a CDS encoding SDR family NAD(P)-dependent oxidoreductase, whose protein sequence is MNGSGNGNGKLHGAVVAVAGAGGPAGRATLLRLAEAGAVVIASDADAARLAEAVDAARYAHGGATITGDTVDLLDLDATKAWAEQTEKEFGRIDGLVHLVGGWRGSKTFTDADLADWTFLEKLLIRTVQHTSLAFHDGLLRSDRGRYVLISQSGAHKPVANNAAYNAGKAAAEAWTLAMADSFRKAGGDEGPGAAAAILVIKALVHEAMRAERPNAKFAGFTDVTELAEAIAGVWERSATEVNGQRLWLTPQP
- a CDS encoding threonine aldolase family protein, with the translated sequence MAHSATVRTEAGKTDARRHHDPAVRGFASDNYAGVHPEVLAAVALANGGHQVAYGEDDYTEHLQKVIRSHFGPYAEAFPVFNGTGANVTALQAMTDRWGAVICAKSAHINVDEGGAPERMAGLKLLAVPTPDGKLTPELIDQEAWGFEDEHRAMPQVVSITQNTELGTVYTPDEIRAICEHAHALGMKVHLDGARIANAAASLDVPMRAFTNAVGVDVLSYGGTKNGMMFGEAVVVLNPDAVRQMKHIRKMSMQLASKMRFVSVQLEALLAKDLWLRNARHANAMAQRLAAGVRETDGVEILYPVQANAVFARLPHEVSRRLQKRYRFYFWDEAAGDVRWMCGFDTQEEDVDGFLQALKEELAR
- a CDS encoding transglutaminase-like domain-containing protein — translated: MQLIQQSPDIHAYLASSEAIDHWHPVVQATADTLWSATGTAYSYAEAAFEFVRDTIPHSGDSGDPRVTWRASDVLTTRNGICYAKSHALVALLRAQGIPGALCYQRLADDDGTNPVVHGLIALRLPGSTRWSRLDPRGNKPGVDARFDLDRERLAFPVRPELGEIDYPELHTAPHPAALKALRESADRPRLWRNLPTAL